In Cloacibacterium caeni, a single window of DNA contains:
- a CDS encoding NUDIX hydrolase: MYKVFVNEKRLSISKSPIPIEKNLPYEETTTLEIAIDLLENTSTSEINIYGENLEQIWEELTGMLRVVEAAGGIVFNQENKILFIHRLGRWDLPKGKIEPEESLENAALRELEEETGLTELILEEFVNTTFHIYKEKKQGKEERILKATHWFKMTYVGQKEPIPQTEEGITKVEWKTQTEINEEVLPNTFKNIKLILSEVFAI, encoded by the coding sequence ATGTATAAAGTTTTTGTCAATGAAAAAAGATTAAGCATCAGTAAATCTCCAATTCCCATTGAGAAGAACTTGCCTTATGAAGAAACCACCACCTTGGAAATCGCCATAGATTTGCTCGAAAATACTTCTACCTCAGAAATTAACATTTACGGTGAGAATTTAGAGCAAATTTGGGAAGAATTGACGGGTATGTTACGAGTTGTGGAAGCAGCAGGTGGAATTGTTTTCAACCAAGAAAATAAAATCCTTTTCATTCACAGATTAGGAAGATGGGACTTGCCGAAAGGTAAAATAGAGCCAGAAGAATCTCTAGAAAATGCTGCGCTAAGAGAATTAGAAGAAGAAACTGGACTTACAGAGCTTATTTTAGAAGAATTTGTGAATACTACTTTCCATATTTACAAAGAAAAAAAACAAGGAAAAGAGGAAAGAATTCTGAAAGCCACGCATTGGTTTAAAATGACTTATGTAGGTCAAAAAGAACCGATCCCTCAAACTGAAGAAGGAATTACAAAAGTAGAATGGAAAACGCAAACCGAAATTAACGAAGAAGTTTTACCCAATACTTTTAAAAACATCAAACTGATTTTGAGCGAGGTTTTTGCAATATAA
- a CDS encoding anhydro-N-acetylmuramic acid kinase, with translation MKTYFAIGLMSGTSLDGLDICYAKFQNITNWEFEILKTETIPYSIEWKNRLQNAILLSAEDLLALDKEYGFYLGEKTQEFISKNNIADLDFIASHGHTVFHQPQRKFTLQIGDGRAIKLTTKKPVIYDFRSQDVLMGGNGAPLVPIGDELLFSQYDACLNLGGFSNISLQKNHQRIAFDISPVNVVLNYFAGKLGKNYDENGDFARNGAINFKILEELNALTFYQKPAPKSLGVEFVNSEIFPLLKDETPENIIATFTEHIAEQIAKVFNDNQLKTVLVTGGGTFNTYLLEKIQEKSHTELIVPDENIINFKEALIFAFMGVLRIRNEVNVLCSATGSSENHCSGILV, from the coding sequence ATGAAAACATATTTCGCCATTGGTTTAATGTCTGGAACCAGCCTTGATGGTTTAGACATTTGCTATGCAAAATTCCAAAATATTACCAATTGGGAATTTGAAATTCTAAAAACCGAAACCATTCCTTACTCTATAGAATGGAAAAATCGTCTGCAAAATGCTATTCTACTTTCGGCTGAAGATTTATTGGCGTTAGACAAAGAATATGGCTTCTATCTCGGCGAAAAAACTCAAGAATTTATTTCCAAAAATAATATTGCTGATTTAGATTTTATCGCTTCTCACGGTCATACTGTTTTTCATCAACCGCAACGAAAATTCACCTTGCAAATCGGCGATGGAAGAGCCATAAAATTAACAACCAAAAAGCCCGTAATCTACGATTTTAGAAGTCAAGATGTTTTAATGGGCGGAAATGGCGCTCCATTAGTTCCCATCGGCGATGAACTTTTATTTTCGCAATATGATGCTTGTCTCAATTTGGGCGGATTTTCTAATATTTCATTACAGAAAAACCATCAAAGAATTGCTTTTGATATTTCGCCAGTCAATGTAGTTTTGAATTATTTTGCTGGAAAATTAGGCAAAAACTATGATGAAAACGGTGATTTTGCTAGAAATGGCGCAATTAATTTTAAAATTTTAGAAGAGTTAAATGCTTTAACCTTTTATCAAAAACCCGCTCCAAAATCTTTAGGTGTGGAATTTGTAAATTCTGAAATTTTTCCTTTGTTAAAAGACGAAACTCCTGAAAATATCATCGCTACTTTTACCGAACATATTGCCGAACAAATTGCCAAAGTTTTTAATGACAATCAGCTCAAAACTGTTTTAGTAACTGGTGGCGGAACTTTCAATACTTATTTATTAGAAAAAATACAAGAAAAATCTCATACAGAACTCATTGTTCCAGACGAAAACATAATCAACTTCAAAGAAGCTTTAATCTTTGCTTTTATGGGCGTTTTAAGAATCAGAAATGAGGTAAATGTACTTTGTTCAGCAACAGGAAGTTCAGAGAATCATTGCAGCGGAATATTGGTATAA
- the lptC gene encoding LPS export ABC transporter periplasmic protein LptC: MQKKFSRILFKNIVTFSGLAIFFALTSCEEDLAKVNDKKSTNFASRIIYNADIVKKDSGMVKVRFKAPLLEEYEFVDTPYVVVRKGLYLEFYDSKKPKTPGKLWAKYAKMIDKKQFYEARGNVKVINNEGQTFAMQSIYWDKAKQRMYTKDTVFITDKDGSIFVAANGMNAKDDFSEYTFYNNSGDFNVKKMPNSGN, encoded by the coding sequence ATGCAGAAAAAATTCTCAAGAATATTATTTAAAAATATAGTCACCTTTTCAGGTTTGGCTATATTTTTTGCTTTGACTTCTTGCGAAGAAGATTTGGCTAAAGTAAACGATAAAAAAAGCACCAATTTCGCTTCTAGAATTATCTACAATGCAGACATTGTAAAAAAAGATTCTGGAATGGTAAAAGTGCGTTTCAAAGCGCCATTGCTAGAAGAATATGAATTTGTAGACACTCCTTATGTAGTGGTAAGAAAAGGATTATATCTGGAATTTTATGATTCTAAAAAACCCAAAACTCCAGGGAAACTTTGGGCAAAATATGCCAAAATGATTGACAAAAAACAATTCTACGAAGCCAGAGGAAATGTAAAAGTCATCAATAACGAAGGACAAACTTTTGCCATGCAATCTATTTATTGGGACAAAGCAAAACAAAGAATGTACACTAAAGATACCGTTTTCATTACAGATAAAGACGGTTCAATTTTCGTGGCGGCAAATGGAATGAATGCAAAAGATGATTTTTCTGAATATACCTTCTACAACAATTCTGGAGACTTTAATGTGAAGAAAATGCCGAATTCTGGAAATTAA
- the porV gene encoding type IX secretion system outer membrane channel protein PorV, producing MKLTKKLFLGLSIGIGSLAMAQNTYPVLTGAPFLRISPDARAGGLGDQGVATGADAFSQFWNASKFPFSRNTSSAAVSYTPWMGKLTNDVFLMYLGFNTMLGEEDRSSLSASIYYFNMGEVDLRSLETPELSSGTIKPNEFSIDLAYALKLSDTYSMAVTGRYIRSDLSGGFNTDSSLKPANSFAVDVSGYLQTYKHTSFGDYEGRVRAGWAIQNLGPRLDYTGDENSRSYLPTTFRLGAGYDLFLDEVNKVGLTLEASKLLVPGPDSTGNVPNVGVIEGIGKSFSNKESIMYSGSVEYSYDNAFAVRTGFFRESELQGGRQYATVGVGLNYNSFGLDLSYLVNTSKVNSALDNTLRFGLTWNIGEESYNNEDY from the coding sequence ATGAAATTAACAAAAAAACTCTTTTTAGGACTAAGTATTGGAATCGGAAGTTTGGCGATGGCACAAAATACTTATCCTGTGCTTACAGGAGCTCCTTTTTTAAGGATTTCTCCAGATGCTAGAGCTGGAGGTTTAGGAGACCAAGGTGTGGCAACAGGCGCAGATGCTTTTTCACAATTTTGGAACGCTTCTAAGTTTCCATTTAGTAGAAACACCTCTTCTGCTGCCGTAAGTTATACTCCATGGATGGGAAAACTAACGAATGATGTATTTTTAATGTATTTAGGTTTTAATACCATGCTAGGAGAAGAAGACCGTTCATCTCTTTCTGCTAGTATTTATTATTTCAACATGGGAGAGGTAGATTTACGCTCCCTAGAAACTCCAGAATTAAGTTCTGGTACTATAAAACCAAATGAGTTTTCTATAGATTTGGCCTATGCTTTAAAATTATCAGACACCTACTCTATGGCCGTAACTGGTAGATATATCCGTTCTGATTTATCTGGAGGGTTCAATACTGACAGTTCATTGAAACCAGCCAATTCATTTGCTGTAGACGTTTCTGGATATTTACAAACTTACAAACACACCAGTTTTGGTGATTATGAAGGAAGAGTAAGAGCTGGTTGGGCAATTCAAAATTTAGGTCCAAGATTAGATTACACTGGTGACGAAAATTCACGTTCATATTTACCTACCACTTTCAGATTAGGAGCTGGTTATGACTTATTTTTAGACGAAGTCAACAAAGTAGGTTTAACTTTAGAAGCTTCTAAATTACTTGTTCCTGGACCAGACAGCACTGGGAACGTTCCAAATGTGGGGGTAATAGAAGGAATCGGAAAATCTTTTAGCAACAAAGAAAGTATTATGTACAGCGGTTCTGTAGAATACTCTTATGATAATGCTTTTGCTGTAAGAACAGGTTTTTTTAGAGAAAGTGAGCTCCAAGGAGGAAGACAATATGCTACAGTTGGTGTAGGTCTTAATTATAATTCTTTTGGTTTAGATTTATCTTACCTTGTTAATACATCTAAAGTTAATTCAGCTTTAGACAATACCTTAAGATTTGGTCTTACTTGGAATATTGGCGAAGAATCTTACAATAATGAAGATTATTAA
- the porU gene encoding type IX secretion system sortase PorU gives MKKNLLLLLFVIFTGHLFGQKTTIEWKGNKIMDYGTFQYNLPFFKNENYSVINGVPYLTFSKKEKESSQYDIKNLVWEKIPAKEVFGLIADNVSTKEIAYSNSQKQTINGQFLTNVVIATIKKDKNTLYRLSSFELVKKTVNNQRTSRTSDLIGTTENPLKSGNFYKIKVDKSGVFKITTKFLRDNGINPSNINPKNFRIYGNGGLMLPEFNQDFRYAALQENAIQVIGEEDGKWDENDYALFYAQGPHGYNLYNVNNGSGYKRNETRLTHISDNSVNIYENFSHYFINFDKGEGKRVTLSDISPSSKVYTRYDDYQFLNEEKTNFLNIGRLWVGDAFNANKSVSFTTKTAIKPTDTVKIKSSVYVKNAANDKITFSINGQNSSSFTVSNSPEIKIKEIPWETSPSNLSGTTLKIDYTLESSNPLVAYYLDYAEVQYKQDLVYNDAQMNFRVFEIPTGSGETFGFTVENATNVEQIWDISDITNAKKIVNKASGAQFSFGYTTNSPYFNNEFVAFKNSASFEPLFVEKVDNQDLSGLKNVDYLIVTTRDFTPQAERIANYYRTQKNYHVEVADVKKIYNEFSSGGQDLTAIRDFITKLNTPAGTLKYVLILGDTTFDYRNITTNNKNYIPSYQSDYSENYEASFVTDDYFGMTTPQNTTYIYAILPDIPVGRLPAENIAEAKNLVDKTLSYYNAVPGQSSPFGDWRLKMNFVVDDDQDSRVDTSTNPYLKGTFHDVMNLVLANNFEGNTDKPEYNIKKLYLDAFPGQSTAGGQRFPQVNQAITNAMSNSLYLYYFGHGGINGWAQERVLTTQEIAAFNNYNNAYSRFPFISTITCEFTLWDDHNTSSAGEQLMKLPQGGANSMITSSRAIATVYGRLFTETFTRNLFKLYNNDFLSVGDAFIAAKTEYGTDSNHLKVNLLGDPALKLSRPKNLISIDNIDSPVVGQLRALDFVKIMGHVNNQSGAIDNTFNGKVVINIFDKKLAKKTLNNDGNLTPVLNYFEEGSPIVKASGTVTNGTFTVEFYMPKDINYTVGDGRILAYADNNVFDVFNNRTQKVGDINPNGINDNEVPKVQLYLNNTNFVDGGITDSNPNLLACVTDNTGINSTGSGIGHDITVILDGEVINTTVLNDFYTPGTGNGCINASFLDYQKGSVLYPFQNLKPGNHQLTFKVWDINNNSTTQTLNFVVRDPEAENLVVKKLLNWPNPFTNKTYIQFEHNCDDVLDVNVQVYTITGKLVRTFSTTVTSTPFLEGYRTHRTAIEWDGNDDFGAPVGKGTYIYKVLVKSQNQEKCKGTASLVEKLVILK, from the coding sequence ATGAAAAAAAATTTATTACTACTTCTTTTTGTAATTTTTACTGGCCATTTATTTGGTCAAAAAACTACGATAGAATGGAAAGGAAACAAAATAATGGATTATGGAACCTTCCAATACAATCTTCCATTTTTTAAAAACGAAAATTATTCTGTAATTAATGGAGTTCCTTATCTCACTTTTTCTAAAAAAGAAAAGGAATCTTCTCAATATGATATTAAAAATTTAGTTTGGGAAAAAATTCCAGCTAAAGAAGTATTTGGTTTAATTGCGGATAATGTTTCCACTAAAGAAATTGCATACTCTAATAGTCAAAAACAAACCATCAACGGACAATTTCTCACCAATGTGGTGATTGCCACCATTAAAAAAGATAAAAATACACTTTATAGATTATCTTCTTTTGAACTGGTAAAAAAAACGGTTAACAACCAGAGAACTTCTAGAACTTCTGATTTAATTGGCACTACCGAAAATCCTCTGAAATCTGGAAATTTCTATAAAATTAAAGTCGACAAGTCTGGAGTTTTCAAAATCACAACAAAATTCCTTAGAGATAATGGCATCAATCCATCGAACATTAATCCTAAAAATTTCAGAATTTATGGAAATGGTGGCTTAATGTTGCCAGAATTCAATCAGGATTTCAGATATGCTGCTTTACAAGAAAACGCGATACAAGTTATCGGGGAAGAAGATGGAAAATGGGACGAAAATGACTATGCACTTTTCTACGCTCAAGGTCCACATGGTTATAATCTTTACAATGTAAATAATGGAAGTGGTTACAAACGTAACGAAACCAGACTCACTCACATTAGCGATAACAGTGTAAACATCTATGAAAATTTCTCTCATTACTTCATTAATTTCGACAAAGGAGAAGGGAAAAGAGTTACCCTTTCAGATATTTCGCCATCTTCCAAAGTTTATACTCGTTATGACGATTATCAATTCCTCAATGAAGAAAAAACCAATTTCTTGAATATTGGTAGACTTTGGGTGGGAGATGCTTTTAACGCCAATAAATCGGTTTCTTTTACTACCAAAACCGCTATTAAGCCTACGGATACGGTAAAAATAAAATCTTCGGTTTATGTGAAGAATGCTGCCAATGACAAAATTACCTTCAGCATCAACGGACAAAACAGCAGCAGTTTTACGGTTAGCAATTCCCCAGAAATTAAAATCAAAGAAATTCCTTGGGAAACTTCTCCGTCAAATCTAAGCGGAACGACACTGAAAATAGATTATACTTTAGAATCTTCTAATCCTTTGGTGGCTTATTATCTGGATTATGCCGAAGTTCAATACAAACAAGATCTTGTATACAATGATGCACAGATGAATTTCAGAGTTTTTGAAATTCCTACAGGTTCCGGAGAGACTTTCGGATTTACGGTAGAAAACGCCACAAACGTAGAGCAGATTTGGGATATTTCAGACATTACAAACGCTAAAAAAATAGTTAATAAAGCTTCAGGAGCGCAATTTTCTTTCGGATACACTACAAATTCTCCATATTTTAACAATGAATTTGTAGCTTTTAAAAATTCTGCGTCTTTTGAGCCACTTTTTGTTGAAAAAGTGGACAATCAAGACTTATCTGGTTTAAAAAATGTAGACTACCTCATCGTTACCACTCGTGATTTTACTCCGCAAGCCGAAAGAATTGCCAATTATTACAGAACTCAAAAAAATTATCATGTAGAAGTAGCTGATGTGAAGAAAATTTACAATGAATTTTCTTCTGGTGGACAAGATTTAACGGCGATTAGAGATTTTATTACCAAACTAAATACTCCAGCTGGAACGCTAAAATATGTACTTATCTTAGGAGATACTACTTTTGATTATAGAAATATTACCACCAATAATAAAAATTATATCCCAAGTTATCAAAGTGATTACAGTGAAAATTACGAAGCATCATTTGTAACCGATGATTATTTCGGGATGACTACTCCACAAAATACGACTTATATTTATGCTATTTTACCAGATATTCCAGTAGGAAGACTTCCTGCAGAAAATATTGCTGAAGCAAAAAATTTAGTCGATAAAACGCTTTCTTATTACAATGCAGTTCCGGGACAATCTTCGCCTTTTGGAGATTGGAGACTAAAAATGAATTTCGTGGTAGATGATGACCAAGACAGTCGTGTAGACACCAGTACGAATCCTTATCTCAAAGGAACTTTCCATGATGTGATGAACTTGGTTTTAGCCAATAATTTTGAAGGAAATACAGACAAACCAGAATATAATATCAAAAAATTATACTTAGATGCTTTCCCTGGTCAAAGTACAGCAGGTGGACAAAGATTTCCACAAGTAAACCAAGCCATTACGAATGCAATGAGCAACAGTTTATATCTTTATTATTTCGGACATGGAGGAATTAACGGTTGGGCGCAAGAAAGAGTTTTGACCACTCAAGAAATTGCAGCTTTTAATAATTACAATAATGCTTACAGCAGATTTCCTTTCATCAGTACCATTACTTGTGAATTTACACTTTGGGATGACCATAATACTTCATCTGCAGGAGAACAATTGATGAAATTACCACAAGGTGGAGCAAATTCTATGATTACTTCTTCTAGAGCAATTGCTACAGTTTATGGAAGATTATTTACAGAAACTTTTACCCGAAATCTCTTTAAACTATACAACAATGACTTTTTATCAGTAGGAGATGCTTTCATCGCAGCAAAAACTGAATACGGAACAGATTCAAACCACTTGAAAGTAAATCTTCTTGGTGATCCCGCTCTTAAACTCAGCAGACCGAAAAATCTCATCAGCATAGACAATATAGATTCACCAGTTGTTGGTCAACTAAGAGCGTTAGATTTTGTAAAAATTATGGGGCATGTTAATAACCAATCAGGAGCGATTGACAATACTTTTAATGGTAAAGTAGTCATCAACATTTTTGATAAAAAATTAGCCAAGAAAACCCTCAATAATGATGGGAACTTAACTCCAGTTCTTAATTATTTCGAAGAAGGAAGCCCAATTGTGAAAGCTTCTGGAACAGTTACCAATGGAACTTTCACCGTAGAATTTTATATGCCAAAAGACATTAATTATACTGTGGGAGACGGTAGAATATTGGCTTATGCAGATAATAATGTTTTTGATGTTTTCAATAATAGAACTCAAAAAGTTGGAGACATTAATCCAAACGGAATTAATGATAATGAAGTTCCAAAAGTTCAATTATACTTAAACAACACCAATTTTGTAGATGGAGGAATTACAGACTCTAATCCTAATCTTTTGGCTTGTGTAACAGATAATACAGGAATTAACTCTACAGGTTCAGGAATTGGTCATGACATCACTGTAATTCTTGACGGCGAAGTTATCAATACCACTGTTCTGAACGATTTTTACACTCCGGGAACAGGAAATGGCTGTATTAACGCTTCTTTCTTAGACTATCAGAAAGGCTCTGTACTCTATCCTTTCCAAAATTTAAAACCTGGAAATCACCAATTGACCTTTAAAGTTTGGGACATTAACAATAATTCGACTACTCAAACGTTAAACTTTGTAGTAAGAGACCCAGAAGCCGAAAATTTAGTTGTTAAAAAATTACTAAATTGGCCGAATCCTTTTACCAATAAAACTTATATACAGTTTGAACACAATTGTGATGATGTTTTAGATGTAAATGTTCAAGTCTATACTATCACAGGAAAATTAGTACGAACATTCAGTACCACAGTGACTTCTACTCCATTTTTAGAAGGATATAGAACACACAGAACTGCTATAGAATGGGACGGAAATGATGATTTTGGTGCTCCAGTTGGTAAAGGAACTTATATTTACAAAGTTTTAGTAAAGAGTCAAAATCAAGAAAAATGTAAAGGAACTGCCTCTTTAGTAGAAAAATTAGTGATTTTAAAATAG
- the gldJ gene encoding gliding motility lipoprotein GldJ encodes MKKLKFISLLALGATLLLTSCGGGGNVKSGGGTKKFTSKTGWKPNDTKGWFFTGKKQKPKGWPGMVYVDGGTFTMGLVKDDVMHDWNNTPRRMQVSAFFIGETEITNYEYREYVTWLKFVFPPSDQSFKNIYTGALPDTLVWNNKLSRNDYAETYFRAPEYDYYPVVGVSWQQASRYCDWLTDRTNEKELMNQGLIDKSYYANDGNNQGPNAFNLDKYKANDPELDAYLNKQRQQQKSGIKTSNARIQAANRNATAGLVTKFRLPTEVEWEYAALGLQKNREYNNYLGKEPEIEKLRGKKGKNRGMYLENFKQGRGDYSGVGGWNNDGSPTTADVRQYPSNDLGIYGMYGNVAEWTADVYRPIIDEEASDFNYYRGNMPQQTVKNADGTYKKVDPKDMKFERLADGREIYKGLPGTYERKTVEDQRNYRDGDFMSSLEAGYGKEVDSSMAEYNMYNSPKTQFIVDDKGRVILQRDNKPRTTKVSNTVRVVKGGSWMDTAYWLDPGQRRFKEESKSFGWIGFRVAQDARDTNNKRTKR; translated from the coding sequence ATGAAAAAACTAAAGTTTATTTCATTGCTTGCACTAGGCGCAACATTGCTTCTAACCAGTTGTGGTGGAGGTGGTAACGTAAAAAGTGGAGGCGGAACCAAAAAATTTACCAGCAAAACAGGTTGGAAGCCTAATGACACGAAAGGTTGGTTCTTTACTGGTAAAAAACAAAAACCAAAAGGATGGCCAGGAATGGTCTATGTAGACGGAGGTACTTTTACAATGGGGTTGGTAAAAGACGATGTAATGCACGATTGGAACAATACCCCAAGAAGAATGCAGGTAAGCGCGTTTTTCATCGGTGAAACAGAAATCACTAACTATGAATATAGAGAATATGTAACTTGGCTTAAGTTTGTATTTCCTCCATCTGATCAAAGTTTTAAAAATATTTATACAGGTGCTTTACCAGATACATTAGTTTGGAATAATAAATTATCTAGAAATGATTACGCGGAAACTTATTTCCGTGCTCCAGAATATGATTACTATCCTGTAGTAGGAGTTTCTTGGCAGCAAGCTTCTAGATATTGTGATTGGTTAACGGATAGAACCAATGAAAAAGAGTTAATGAATCAAGGACTTATTGATAAAAGTTATTACGCCAATGATGGTAATAATCAAGGTCCGAATGCATTTAACTTAGACAAGTATAAAGCTAATGATCCAGAATTAGATGCTTATTTGAACAAACAAAGACAACAACAAAAATCTGGTATCAAAACTTCTAACGCAAGAATTCAAGCAGCAAATAGAAACGCAACCGCAGGTTTAGTAACTAAATTCCGTCTTCCTACAGAAGTAGAATGGGAATACGCAGCGCTTGGTTTACAAAAAAATAGAGAATACAATAACTACCTAGGAAAAGAACCTGAAATTGAAAAATTAAGAGGTAAAAAAGGTAAAAACAGAGGAATGTACCTAGAAAACTTTAAACAAGGTAGAGGAGACTATTCTGGCGTTGGTGGTTGGAATAATGATGGTTCTCCTACAACTGCAGACGTGAGACAATATCCTTCTAATGATTTAGGGATTTATGGAATGTACGGAAACGTAGCAGAATGGACTGCAGACGTTTACAGACCTATCATAGACGAAGAAGCGAGCGATTTCAATTATTACAGAGGAAATATGCCTCAACAAACTGTAAAAAATGCTGATGGAACTTATAAAAAAGTAGATCCTAAAGATATGAAGTTCGAAAGATTAGCGGATGGTAGAGAAATCTACAAAGGCTTACCTGGAACTTATGAAAGAAAAACTGTAGAAGATCAAAGAAATTATAGAGATGGTGATTTCATGTCTTCATTAGAAGCTGGTTATGGCAAAGAAGTAGACAGTTCTATGGCAGAATATAATATGTATAATTCTCCTAAAACTCAATTCATCGTAGATGATAAAGGTAGAGTAATATTGCAAAGAGATAACAAACCTAGAACAACTAAAGTTTCTAATACGGTAAGAGTTGTAAAAGGTGGTTCTTGGATGGATACTGCATATTGGTTAGACCCAGGACAAAGAAGATTCAAAGAAGAATCTAAATCTTTCGGATGGATTGGTTTCCGTGTAGCACAAGATGCTAGAGATACCAACAATAAGAGAACGAAGAGATAA
- a CDS encoding UDP-N-acetylmuramoyl-tripeptide--D-alanyl-D-alanine ligase: MNITDFYALYLQANKVTIDSRKIEKNDIFFAFSGDNFNAATLAETAMDNGALAVIVEDENFENTARNIFYVKSTLEFLQDLAKHHRAQLNIPIIALTGSNGKTTTKEIIHAVLSQKYNTQYTFGNLNNHIGVPLTILSIKPEHEMAVVEMGANHQKEIEFLCTIAQPNFGYITNFGKAHLEGFGGVEGVIKGKSELYDYLKSNNQFVVVNENDPIQVEKTDGYDLVIPFGRRDSEFYFEKFTENNCVGIIYNEVEALSKLTGDYNFTNLCAATSLGLYFGIDFHLIKKAIEEYTPINMRSQIEKKGDKTLVLDTYNANPSSMKVSLENFNDFIGTKTIIIGDMLELGEESVTEHSQILELAKSLNFDEIITVGPHFKEVNTSGIAFLTTQDLIHYLIENEIHSQNILLKASRGIALEKALEFIK, from the coding sequence ATGAATATTACAGATTTTTATGCGCTTTATTTACAAGCCAATAAAGTAACCATAGACAGCAGAAAAATTGAAAAAAACGATATATTTTTCGCTTTTTCTGGTGATAATTTCAATGCGGCTACTTTAGCTGAAACAGCTATGGATAATGGCGCTCTTGCCGTAATTGTAGAAGATGAAAATTTTGAAAATACCGCTAGAAATATATTTTATGTAAAATCTACTCTAGAATTTTTACAGGATTTAGCAAAACATCACAGAGCACAGTTGAACATTCCTATTATAGCTCTAACAGGAAGTAATGGGAAAACTACGACTAAGGAAATCATTCATGCTGTTCTTTCGCAGAAATACAATACTCAATATACTTTTGGGAATCTCAATAATCATATTGGTGTTCCTTTAACCATTCTTTCCATAAAACCAGAGCACGAAATGGCGGTTGTAGAAATGGGCGCTAATCACCAAAAAGAAATTGAATTTTTATGCACCATTGCTCAACCTAATTTTGGATATATTACCAATTTCGGGAAGGCACATTTGGAAGGTTTCGGTGGAGTAGAAGGTGTAATCAAAGGAAAATCTGAATTGTATGATTACCTCAAATCGAATAATCAATTTGTGGTAGTGAATGAAAATGATCCTATTCAAGTTGAAAAAACAGATGGATATGATTTGGTGATTCCTTTCGGAAGAAGAGATTCTGAGTTTTATTTTGAAAAATTCACAGAAAATAATTGCGTAGGAATTATTTATAATGAGGTAGAAGCACTTTCAAAACTTACAGGAGATTACAATTTTACCAATCTTTGTGCAGCTACCAGTTTAGGTTTGTATTTTGGGATTGATTTTCATTTAATCAAAAAAGCCATTGAAGAATACACACCAATCAATATGCGTTCTCAAATTGAGAAAAAAGGAGATAAAACTTTGGTTTTAGACACTTACAACGCAAATCCTAGTTCTATGAAAGTTTCCCTGGAAAATTTCAATGATTTTATTGGAACAAAGACCATCATCATTGGTGACATGCTAGAATTGGGCGAAGAAAGTGTAACAGAACATTCTCAAATTTTAGAATTGGCAAAATCACTTAATTTTGATGAAATCATTACTGTTGGTCCACATTTTAAAGAGGTAAATACTTCTGGAATTGCATTTTTAACCACTCAAGATTTAATCCATTATTTAATCGAAAATGAAATCCATTCGCAGAACATATTGCTGAAAGCTTCACGAGGAATCGCGCTAGAAAAAGCATTAGAATTCATTAAATAA
- a CDS encoding SRPBCC domain-containing protein, with the protein MNLEGRKVIVNKSSEQLFQMLKNPEDYKHLMPDSLTSFEHREDGFKFGLKGMPEVALKIAELVEGQKVVLKSASSSLDFSLTGNISPVNENQTEVQLLFDGNFNPFIKMMVEKPLQNFLNALTDKLEQL; encoded by the coding sequence ATGAATTTAGAAGGAAGAAAAGTTATAGTAAATAAATCTTCTGAGCAACTTTTTCAAATGCTTAAAAATCCTGAAGATTACAAACACTTAATGCCAGATAGTTTAACCAGTTTCGAACATAGAGAAGATGGCTTTAAATTTGGTTTAAAAGGAATGCCAGAAGTTGCCCTTAAAATCGCTGAATTGGTAGAAGGTCAAAAAGTAGTTTTGAAATCTGCAAGTTCTTCATTAGACTTTTCACTTACAGGAAACATCTCTCCAGTAAACGAAAACCAAACAGAAGTTCAATTATTATTCGATGGAAATTTTAATCCATTCATCAAAATGATGGTAGAAAAACCATTACAAAACTTCTTAAATGCACTTACAGACAAGTTAGAGCAATTGTAA